One Triticum dicoccoides isolate Atlit2015 ecotype Zavitan chromosome 4B, WEW_v2.0, whole genome shotgun sequence genomic window carries:
- the LOC119295863 gene encoding WD repeat-containing protein VIP3-like produces MKLAGLKSVDGAHEDSIWAAAWVPAADHRPTALLLTGSIDETVRAWQPDDLAAASPPAGGHALGVISLAAHPAGVIAAAVSIDSHVRVFDVDSGASVATLDAAPSEVWGVQFHPKGVALAAAGGGSGSVKLWDTEKWQPIASLPVPRPEGAHPDKTGSGKFVLSVAWSPDGKLLACGSMDGTIAVYDAVRMKFLHHLEGHHMPVRSMVFSPVDPHVLLTGCDDSHIHIYDAKEKGLIGAMSGHASWVLSIDMSPDGMAVATGSSDRTVRLWDINARASVQTMSNHSDQVWAVAFRPPGGEGVRAGRLASASDDKSISLYDYS; encoded by the exons ATGAAGCTTGCGGGGCTCAAGTCGGTGGACGGAGCTCACGAGGACTCGATCTGGGCGGCCGCGTGGGTGCCCGCTGCTGACCACCGCCCCACGGCGCTGCTCCTCACCGGCTCCATCGACGAGACCGTCCGCGCCTGGCAACCCGACGACCTCGCCGCCGCGTCCCCCCCGGCGGGAGGGCACGCGCTCGGAGTGATATCCCTCGCGGCGCATCCTGCCGGGGTCATAGCCGCCGCGGTCTCCATCGACAGCCACGTCCGCGTCTTCGACGTCGACTCCGGCGCATCCGTCGCCACGCTCGATGCCGCGCCCTCCGAGGTCTGGGGCGTCCAGTTCCACCCCAAG GGTGTTGCTCTGGCTGCAGCTGGTGGTGGCAGTGGATCAGTAAAACTCTGGGACACGGAGAAGTGGCAACCTATTGCCAGCCTTCCTGTTCCGCGTCCAGAGGGAGCTCACCCCGATAAAACAGGCAGCGGCAAGTTTGTTCTTTCAGTGGCCTGGAGTCCAGATGGCAAGCTCTTAGCATGTGGATCCATGGATGGCACGATTGCGGTGTATGATGCGGTCCGCATGAAGTTCCTCCACCACCTGGAGGGGCACCACATGCCAGTGAGGTCCATGGTGTTCTCGCCGGTGGACCCCCACGTGCTCTTGACCGGATGTGACGACTCCCACATCCACATCTACGATGCCAAGGAGAAGGGCCTGATCGGGGCCATGTCGGGTCATGCGAGCTGGGTGCTGAGCATCGACATGAGCCCGGATGGCATGGCGGTGGCGACAGGCTCCAGCGACCGCACCGTCCGGCTCTGGGACATCAATGCGAGGGCGTCAGTTCAGACCATGAGCAACCACTCAGACCAGGTCTGGGCCGTTGCATTCCGGCCACCGGGAGGGGAAGGAGTCCGTGCTGGCCGTCTCGCCAGCGCTTCAGATGACAAGAGCATCTCCCTATACGATTACTCCTAA